From the genome of Perca fluviatilis chromosome 1, GENO_Pfluv_1.0, whole genome shotgun sequence, one region includes:
- the shoc2 gene encoding leucine-rich repeat protein SHOC-2 isoform X1 yields MSSTLGKEKDPKEKDPKGGPAGKEREKEAKALASLVKDGGKETKTKGKDAKEGKKDTSSSTPGVAFSVDNTIKRPNPAPGTRKKSSNAEVIKELNKCREENSMRLDLSKRSIHMLPTSIKELTQLAELYLYSNKLQSLPAEVGCLSGLVTLALSENSLTSLPDSLDSLKKLRMLDLRHNKLREIPAVVYRLTSLTTLYLRFNRITTVEKDIRNLSKLTMLSIRENKIKQLPAEIGELCNLITLDVAHNQLEHLPKEIGNCTQITNLDLQHNELLDLPETIGNLASINRLGLRYNRLSAIPRSLATCRELEELNLENNNISVLPEGLLSSLVNLTSLTLARNCFQSYPVGGPSQFSTIYSLNMEHNRINKIPFGIFSRAKVLSKLNMKDNQLTSLPLDFGTWTSMVELNLATNQLTKIPEDVCGLVSLEVLILSNNLLKKLPHGIGNLRKLRELDLEENKLESLPNEIAYLKDLQKLVLTNNQLTTLPRGIGHLTNLTHLGLGENLLQHLPEEIGTLENLEELYLNDNPNLHSLPFELALCSKLSIMSIENCPLSHLPPQIVAGGPSFIIQFLKMQGPYRAMV; encoded by the exons ATGAGTAGTACTTTAGGCAAAGAAAAGGACCCGAAAGAAAAGGACCCCAAAGGTGGTCCAGCCgggaaagaaagggaaaagGAGGCCAAGGCTCTAGCCAGCTTAGTAAAGGATGGTGGCAAAGAAACGAAGACCAAAGGGAAAGATGCcaaagaaggaaagaaggacACCAGCAGCTCAACACCGGGTGTTGCCTTCTCTGTTGACAATACGATAAAGCGGCCAAACCCGGCACCAGGTACGCGCAAGAAGTCCAGCAATGCCGAGGTGATCAAAGAGCTCAACAAGTGTCGGGAGGAGAACTCAATGAGACTGGACCTATCTAAAAGGTCCATTCACATGCTGCCCACCTCCATTAAGGAGTTGACGCAGCTGGCTGAACTCTACTTGTACAGCAACAAGCTGCAGAGCCTGCCGGCGGAGGTGGGTTGCCTATCAGGCCTGGTCACTTTGGCCCTGAGTGAGAACTCCCTGACCAGTTTGCCTGACTCCCTGGACTCCCTTAAGAAGCTTCGAATGCTCGACCTCCGGCACAACAAGCTGAGAGAGATACCGGCTGTTGTCTATCGGCTGACATCTCTGACCACGCTGTACCTGCGCTTCAACCGCATTACAACTGTGGAGAAGGACATCCGAAACCTATCCAAGCTCACTATGCTCAGCATTCGTGAGAACAAAATTAAACAGCTGCCCGCAGAGATAG GGGAGCTTTGCAACCTCATAACTCTGGATGTCGCCCATAACCAGTTGGAACACCTACCGAAGGAGATTGGGAATTGTACGCAGATAACCAACCTCGACTTGCAGCACAATGAGCTCTTGGACCTCCCAGAGACTATAG GCAACCTGGCAAGCATAAATCGTTTAGGTCTGCGATACAATAGATTGTCAGCCATCCCCAGATCATTAGCCACATGTCGAGAACTGGAGGAGCTAAATcttgaaaacaacaacatttcgGTGTTGCCAGAG GGACTACTGTCAAGTTTGGTTAACCTGACCAGTCTAACACTGGCGAGGAACTGCTTCCAGTCGTACCCTGTGGGAGGACCATCCCAGTTCTCCACCATCTACTCCCTCAACATGGAGCACAACCGCATCAACAAGATCCCCTTTGGTATCTTCTCCAGAGCCAAAGTGTTAAGCAAGCTTAACATGAAG GACAACCAGTTAACATCTCTGCCATTGGACTTTGGCACATGGACTAGCATGGTCGAGCTTAACCTGGCCACCAATCAGCTGACAAAGATCCCAGAGGATGTCTGTGGTTTAGTCTCTCTGGAG GTGTTAATATTGTCCAATAATCTTCTCAAGAAGTTACCGCATGGTATTGGGAATTTGAGAAAGCTACGGGAACTTGACTTGGAGGAAAACAAGTTGGAATCTCTACCTAATGAAATTGCGTATCTTAAAGATTTACAG aaattggtgttGACAAATAATCAGCTGACCACGTTACCCAGAGGCATCGGCCACCTCACCAACCTGACTCATCTTGGTTTGGGGGAGAACCTGCTGCAACACCTTCCAGAGGAGATTG GTACACTGGAGAACTTGGAGGAACTGTACCTCAATGACAACCCCAACCTGCACAGCCTCCCGTTCGAGCTGGCCCTGTGCAGCAAGCTGTCCATCATGAGCATCGAGAACTGTCCCCTCAGCCACCTGCCGCCCCAGATTGTCGCGGGAGGCCCCTCCTTCATCATCCAGTTCCTCAAGATGCAGGGACCATACCGTGCCATGGTCTGA
- the shoc2 gene encoding leucine-rich repeat protein SHOC-2 isoform X2: MSSTLGKEKDPKEKDPKGGPAGKEREKEAKALASLVKDGGKETKTKGKDAKEGKKDTSSSTPGVAFSVDNTIKRPNPAPGTRKKSSNAEVIKELNKCREENSMRLDLSKRSIHMLPTSIKELTQLAELYLYSNKLQSLPAEVGCLSGLVTLALSENSLTSLPDSLDSLKKLRMLDLRHNKLREIPAVVYRLTSLTTLYLRFNRITTVEKDIRNLSKLTMLSIRENKIKQLPAEIGELCNLITLDVAHNQLEHLPKEIGNCTQITNLDLQHNELLDLPETIGNLASINRLGLRYNRLSAIPRSLATCRELEELNLENNNISVLPEGLLSSLVNLTSLTLARNCFQSYPVGGPSQFSTIYSLNMEHNRINKIPFGIFSRAKVLSKLNMKDNQLTSLPLDFGTWTSMVELNLATNQLTKIPEDVCGLVSLEVLILSNNLLKKLPHGIGNLRKLRELDLEENKLESLPNEIAYLKDLQF; this comes from the exons ATGAGTAGTACTTTAGGCAAAGAAAAGGACCCGAAAGAAAAGGACCCCAAAGGTGGTCCAGCCgggaaagaaagggaaaagGAGGCCAAGGCTCTAGCCAGCTTAGTAAAGGATGGTGGCAAAGAAACGAAGACCAAAGGGAAAGATGCcaaagaaggaaagaaggacACCAGCAGCTCAACACCGGGTGTTGCCTTCTCTGTTGACAATACGATAAAGCGGCCAAACCCGGCACCAGGTACGCGCAAGAAGTCCAGCAATGCCGAGGTGATCAAAGAGCTCAACAAGTGTCGGGAGGAGAACTCAATGAGACTGGACCTATCTAAAAGGTCCATTCACATGCTGCCCACCTCCATTAAGGAGTTGACGCAGCTGGCTGAACTCTACTTGTACAGCAACAAGCTGCAGAGCCTGCCGGCGGAGGTGGGTTGCCTATCAGGCCTGGTCACTTTGGCCCTGAGTGAGAACTCCCTGACCAGTTTGCCTGACTCCCTGGACTCCCTTAAGAAGCTTCGAATGCTCGACCTCCGGCACAACAAGCTGAGAGAGATACCGGCTGTTGTCTATCGGCTGACATCTCTGACCACGCTGTACCTGCGCTTCAACCGCATTACAACTGTGGAGAAGGACATCCGAAACCTATCCAAGCTCACTATGCTCAGCATTCGTGAGAACAAAATTAAACAGCTGCCCGCAGAGATAG GGGAGCTTTGCAACCTCATAACTCTGGATGTCGCCCATAACCAGTTGGAACACCTACCGAAGGAGATTGGGAATTGTACGCAGATAACCAACCTCGACTTGCAGCACAATGAGCTCTTGGACCTCCCAGAGACTATAG GCAACCTGGCAAGCATAAATCGTTTAGGTCTGCGATACAATAGATTGTCAGCCATCCCCAGATCATTAGCCACATGTCGAGAACTGGAGGAGCTAAATcttgaaaacaacaacatttcgGTGTTGCCAGAG GGACTACTGTCAAGTTTGGTTAACCTGACCAGTCTAACACTGGCGAGGAACTGCTTCCAGTCGTACCCTGTGGGAGGACCATCCCAGTTCTCCACCATCTACTCCCTCAACATGGAGCACAACCGCATCAACAAGATCCCCTTTGGTATCTTCTCCAGAGCCAAAGTGTTAAGCAAGCTTAACATGAAG GACAACCAGTTAACATCTCTGCCATTGGACTTTGGCACATGGACTAGCATGGTCGAGCTTAACCTGGCCACCAATCAGCTGACAAAGATCCCAGAGGATGTCTGTGGTTTAGTCTCTCTGGAG GTGTTAATATTGTCCAATAATCTTCTCAAGAAGTTACCGCATGGTATTGGGAATTTGAGAAAGCTACGGGAACTTGACTTGGAGGAAAACAAGTTGGAATCTCTACCTAATGAAATTGCGTATCTTAAAGATTTACAG TTTTAG